The Silurus meridionalis isolate SWU-2019-XX chromosome 26, ASM1480568v1, whole genome shotgun sequence region CCGATAATTATACACACCACGCCGACACGAGCTGCTTTACGAGCCATCTTTATGACTCTGTAGCCGTATGAGACCTGCTCAGTGCTCCACACATCAGTGCTCTAAATGAAACACAGGCATAAATGTTCCctgaagactgtgtgtgtgttttacctacTGAACAACTACACACTTCTCATTACACTCAAACACAACCTGGGAATCACATCCAGTCAATACTGTACAGCTAGTGAAGAGAATaaagacacacatgcacactgacacacacacacacacacacacacacacacacacacacacacacatttacacaggtacacacacacacacacacacatgtacacacacacaaacatacacacacccaaacacacacacacactaacatttacataggtacacacacacacacacatgtacacgcatacacacacacccaaacacacacacacacacacacacacacacacacatttacacaggtacacgtatacacacacacacatatacacatacacacacacacaggtaccacacatttacacaggtacacacacccaaacacacacaaacacacacacacactcacatttacacaggtacacacacacacacacacgtatacgtatacacacacacctaaatacacacacacatacacacacacacatatacacacacacatatacacacacacatgtacacacatacaaacattcacacacacacacaacacacacacacacacacacgcatacacgcacgcacacacacacacacacacatttacacaggtACAcgatacacacacgcacacacacacacacacacactgacacaatgacacatacacgtacacacactgacacacacacacacacacacacactgacacacacaggtacacacatttacacaggtacacacacatttacacaggtacacacatttacacaggtacacacacacacacatgtacacacatacaaacattcacacacccaaacacacacacacacacacacacacactcacatttaaacaggtatacacacacacacacacacacatttataaaggtacacgcatacacacacgtacacacacacaaacacacacacacacacacacagatgtacacgcatacacacacacacgtacacacgtacaaacacacacacacacacacacacacacatatttcagTAACAAGATCTGCAgaatttattgatattttataaaaataataaacattctgTGCAgtgatgtgcacacacacacacacacacacacacgcacacagtgtgtgtgtgtgtgtgtgtgtgtgtgtgttcctgtctGTACTGCAGTCTTTAACACTTCAAACTGGAAGCAGGAACAGTTTAATATTCAGTAGAAGAAAAGTTCTGTGATGCTCTCGGGTGCTCCTAGCTCCCAGCGTCTATGGGTGAGATTACGATACTTAGATGCCTTGACCTCTGGAACACACTTTCCCTAGAGATCTTCTGACTGAACCGAGTGTGTGAGGTTTCCTCCAGGGGGATTGTAGGAGGTGAGATGTTTATGCTTGTGGACACCAGCTGGTCAGAGGATTCAGGAAACAGTGCAGGGTTTTAAacctgtaaaaacaaacaatacaatacagtcaCATATCTGATTACTGTGTCTGATCACCATCTCACTGTCTAATTCTATTGTAAACTTACAGTCTGATCATTCTCCAATCTGATCATCACCTGTCATGATCATCTGATTATGCTGACCTACAGTCTGATTACTGTATCTGAGTTTGATGACTCTGTTTATATTGAATACTATTGAGTTTCTGATACCAGATACCTATAAATGATATTATCCTAtaaggtgatcagactgtgatTAGACTGTTACTAGATGATATAAACAGATAATCTGTGAACATTTAACTGCTTTAAAGTCTGATTACAGTCTGATTACCTTCTGTACTGTCTATGCATGGGTTATAAAGGATTTCAAAAGATTCAAAAATTATATAATCTAATAATCTGAttagtgtgtttatgtatttgtatagaCTGATTATGTCTGATATTTTGATCAGATGAAATTGTATATTAGATTATAGTGTAATTCCATTCTGACATCTGATTGAAGCATAAATTTGAATAACACACATCTGGTCTAATAATAACTGATTACACATCCTTAATAACGCCGGTGTGGTAACGTCTGATTACACAGTGCAGATTAGATCAGAATGGAATCAAACTAAAGAACAGCGTGTTACCTGGATGGATCTTCTTCTGTACTGAATCCTCCATCCAGTCTGACACTATTCAGTTTATTCTCCAACACACCGTAACTCAGAGTAAcctacacacacgtacacaaacacacacaaacaaatacataaatacaaacattcacacacacacacacacacacacacacacacacacacacacacaaatacatataatacaaatattcacacacacacacacacacacacacacaaacacacataaacaaatacataaatacatataaatattcacacacacacacacacacacacacacacacacataaacaaatacataaatacacacacacacacacacacacacacacacacacacacacacacataaataaatacatataaatacaaatattcacacacacacacacacacacacacacacatatatataatatatatatacacatacacacacacacacacacacacacacacacacatatatacatatatacacacacacacacacacacacacacacacatacacatatatacacatacacacacacacacacacgtatataaatacaaacacacacaaaaacacacacaaatatacacacatatacacagaattataaatattcacacacacacacacacacacacacacacacacacacacatatatatatatatatatatatatatatacacacacacgtacataaatataaacattcacacacacatacacacacatacacaaatacatataaatacaaacattccacacacacacacacatacatacacacacacacacacatacacataaatacaaacattcacacacacacagacacacacacacacacagacacacacacacgtatacataaatatatataaatacacatattcacacacacataaatatatataaatacacacacatatacataaatacaaatattcacacacacacacacatacatatatatatatatacacacacacacacatacatatatatatacaaacatacacacaaatacatataaatacacacacatatatatatataatataaatatttatacacacacatatacacacaaacacacacacacacacacatatatatatatacatatacacacacacacacacacatatatacatatatatatacaaacatacacacacacacacacacacacacacacacacacacacacacacacataaatacaaacattcacacacacatacacacacatacacacacacatacacataaatacaaacattcacacacacatatacacataaatacacatatgaTCACATTACATTAATAACTGTTTTACTTGTAAGTCTGAGTGATGTCTTTCAGCTaattagttgtgtgtgtgtgtgtgtgtgtgtgtgtgtgtgtgtgtgtgtgtgtgctctgacCTGGGTGAGGATTTGTGAAGGTGTAAGCAGCAGTAGGTTCTCCAGGTGAGAGTGGAACAGGTGGCTGTGGATCATGGCCACGCCCAGTTTCCTCTCAACAATGAAACCGATCACACAGTCATCAGGAAGTCTGATTACCGCTGAGGTGTGTTCTAACCTGGACCCactgtgcgcacacacacacacacacacgcacgcacgcacgcacacatacatattcaCACCTCCTTCTTTCTTGCattgttttgtaaataaatgatctTCTCTAAAATATTGAATGAGACCTCGCCCAGGGAGCCATCTTCTCCGCTAATTTCCTGTTGAGACAGAACCCTGCACCTCCTGTAGCAAACCAGAACTGCACATCTCGCTGAAATTACGCAACACACGTCATACAACACATgacatacaacacacaacatgcaacatacaaaacataaaacacacaatatacaacacataacacacaaACCAAGTTATTACTCAAAAAAATTCAATGATTAtcttatatagtgtgtgtgtgtgtgtgtgtgtgtgtgtgtgtgtatgtgtgtgtgttgtgtgtgtgtgcatgtgcatgtgcatgtgcatagCAGTGATTATTAAATGCTTTGTGATATCATTCACCGTTTTGTTGCTAGGCAGCACCTCCTGGGCTTTGATTGGTCGATCCAGACTGGGTTTGCCCACATACACATCTCTGTCCAATGGGAATTCAGACAGGAGAGACAGCAGTGCACCTGGATTCAGgtagttatcatcatctacatggCACAGCcacctgcatacacacacacacacacacacacacacacacacacacacacacacacacacacacacacatcatccacTAACCCATTACAGTGTCTCATTCTTTGAACAGGTCTGACAGTATTTGGGGTGAAGCCTCTCAGGTGTTTCagtaaaaacactgattatgaGTGTTTGAGAAATGAGGTATTAGAAATGAGTGTTAGCTTAACAGCTACGTCACTAATGCTAACTGAGCTAACTAGCTAACTGAGCTAACCATGGTGCTGAACACGAATCCTTCAGTTACCTGGAGTAACGCACTCACTGTTTATCAGACGCCATGAAGTGATTATACTCAGCAGCCATCTTACAGGAGAGAGCTTCACGAGTGTGTTCAGGTGAACAACTGGTCACAATAAGGttgaacccacacacacacacacacacacacacacacacacacacacacacacacacacacacaaaacacgtTTACATAAGTGGCatttatgtattgtgtgtgtgtgtgtgtgtgtgtgtgtgtgtgtgtgtgtgtgtgttgtgtgtgtgtgtgtgtttgtgttacctCTAGAGCTGATCTCCTTATCTGGTGAATCTGTGAAGATATGCGTCTGTAAACACACAAATTACAAATAGTcatttaaatcaataaacagttttactttattactcattacatttaacacacacacacacacacacacacacacacacacacacacacacacacacacacacacacacacacacacacacacacacacacacacacacagacacacagacacacacacacacacacagagacacacacacacacacacacacacacatacatacaatattacattcttacacactcctcacacccctcacactcctcacacctcacacctcaTACTCCTCACACCCCTCATACCCCTCACACCCTCCCACTCCTCACACCCTTACACCCTTCACACTCCTCACACccttacacacctcacacacctcacacccctcatactcctcacactcctcacacccCTCATACCCCTCACACCCCTCCCACTcctcacacccctcacacacctcacaccccTCATACTcctcacacccctcacacacctcacaccccTCATACTCCTCACACCCCTCACACCCCTCACACCTCACAcccctcacacctcacactcctcacacccctcacactcctcacaccactcatatcatttatattatcccaaattatttaatttaatattaatcatATCATTTGATACAATATATAggaagaaatactaaaatggttgctgtaatgtgagtggtgtgagtggtgtgagtggtgtgagtggtgtgaaCTCGTGTTGTTGTCtgcagctcacacacactttcatttagTCGAATAAAGAAGTGAAACTGTTTGCACACAAATACAGTATGTGCTGTTgaatatgtgtataagtgtaagtgtgtgtgtgtgtgtgtgtgtgtgtgtgtgtgtgtgtgtgtgtgattgtcaCATTGTTCCACTTCCTGTAGCTGTAACTTCCTCTCTAACGAGTTTCCtgtttttgcacacacacacacactcacacacacacacacacacacacacagacacacacacacacccgttcAAAAACCTGTACATAACTGAGAAATactttctccacctctctctctctctctctctctctctctgtagtagTGTATATGTAGGGCACTTGTTTAAGGGACAGTGGTCAAGGGGAAGTGAAAATGGACACTGTGGATGTTGGAGTCGGTAATAAGTGTGATGTTCTGGTCCCTGTACAGACATGTCAATACTAAGTGCACTTCTTCAATGGATGTCATGTGACAGAGGGGGTCGATATGATTGGCTGAATGAGGACTGATAaacatgagtgtgtgattatcagtgaagtgttcaaatatttatagtaACTAAGAGCTTCATAtcagaaaagacagacagacagacagaccaacagacagagagggggacagagggacagacagacagagagacagacagacagacagacagagagggggacagagggacagacagacagacagacagacagacagacagacagagaggggggcagagggacagacagacagacaggcagaggaCTTTAGCTTTTTCTCTTGTTCTCTATAAGTATTAGCCTCCCTTTTAGACCATAAATTAAAGATCACAGATCAGAtctaattttgtgtgtgtgtgtgtgtgtgtgtgtgtgtgtgtgtgtgtgtgtgtgtgtgtgtgtgttaatgcggATCTTTAAGAGATCTCACATGCTCTTTGGTCTTGGAGATCCAGGTATCCAGGAGGAGCGCGAGCCGGTTTCGGTGGAAGTGTCGCGTGCTCTTTACGGCGATGAACACGTCCTCGAGAAGGACACTCCGCTGTCCTCGCGCGCCGGTCCCGGTAGAGGAGAAAGATGAGGAGGGGGAGGAAGAATGTGGATTGTCTCTGCGCGCGTTCACGTGCCCGTTACGCAGGCGCGAGTGCGCAAAAGCGGCGATGATGAGGAGCGCGAGCGCGGCCACCGGAACCGCACGGCTCGGTTTCCATCTCACGAGCATTACAGAACGCTTTATTTTATAACGGTTTCAAGAATCTTATAACCGAGATGGCCATCTCAAAGAAAAACGGAGAAACGGCGATTAAAcggggaaaataaaaattaaagggGAAAAGGGATAAAAATCAAGAGCGCGCGCGGTGAACCTGCTTCTGCTTCACGCATCATCTAGGGTACAACATCCCTACACCCTCAACCTGCACGCGCTTTCTACTTCCTGTGCAGTCACTCATCACTTCCCTATGATCAGCATTTCCTCTCTTCATCACAATGCGCGCGCGCCTTCACCTTCTCATAGAGCTTTCTATCGGAACTGCTTAACGGCGCGCGCGCCCGGTGCGGAGCTCTCACCGGAAACCCAACACACCTGATCGCTCGCGCACCTGACCAACAGAAACCCCAGTCCGTTatctgtctacacacacacacacttcctctgtAGGGTTGCCAGCAGTTCTGACACTCGTGTACGTTTACATTAGTTTATGTACTTGTTATAACAGGGTTCTGTACAGACTGTTCTTCTGAGGAGATGTTTATGTAACacgtatggaaggagtctcgaGTCTCAACGCACCTTGTGCATTGTAACAGTCCCTGGTAacgctgagagagagagagagagagagagatgaagtaaAGTGAATGTATAGCTGCTACAGTGTGAGTGAGAACCGGAagtgtgttttcagatttgtgcGGGTAACAGTAGCGCGTGATCTGCTCCTCgaaattcaaaagaaaattcaCTCTGATTGCTATTATTTGGCAACCCGCTCTACACTGTGATCCACATACGTACGTAGCTTTGCACTGGCAACACTGAGCATGCGCAAACCTCAATCCTCATATATAATTATCCACGTGCTGAAACGATCAGaatgtgtgtaataaacagAGGGTGAAAGTGAAAGTATACATTGATTtgttaattgattgattgattgattgattgaaggGTTTATCTAATAAAGACTTACTGAAACAGGACGTCACAATGAAATTCAGTACTGTAAGGATGTCAAAGAAACACTTTATGGTGGATCACGTATACACATGTATTGTAAAAGTGAGAAAAGACCAGAAGATCTCCAGCAGATCTCCAGCAGATATCCTCCACACACGTGGTGCAACTGCCTCTAATATGAAGGAATCATCATTTCCTCCAAACTCACTCTCCAACAGAACCATGCTGTTCATCTCCATCAAACCTGCAACCTCACCATCAGCTTTATCGCTGAGGAAGATTCTACCTGGACATCTGTCCTCATGTGTCACCAGTGTGTCCAGGATCAAGCCCTTCATCCACCTTAGAGGAACATGACACCAGCccaggagagagggagagagagagagagagagagagagagagagaaagagagagagagagagagagagagagagagaaagagagagagagagagagggagagagagagagagagagagggagagagaaagagagagaggtacagCGAGTGAGGTACAGGGAGTGAGGTACAGCGAGTGAGGTACAGGGAGTGAGGTACAGGGCAGAGAGTGAAATTCAGGAGTGGGGTACAGGGCAGAAAGTGAAGAGTCTAAACCTGATACAGTGTAAAtgaatatactgtgtgtgtgtgtgtgtgtgtgtgtgtgtgtgtgtgtgtgtgtgtgtgtgtgtggtgatcgGAGGCTGCTGGTTTGATCATGGAAAAGGATGCTACACCAACAAGGACAAGTACAACATTCTGTTTCTCAGCTATGAGGAGAAATAGAGCCATTTTGTAGAATGATTTTCATCCAATTCagttgaatgtttttatttaagtttcgggttcaatccccggtcagggaacaaACCCCAGCCATGAGGAttacacaagccagtgcactcggTCCCAAGgccggataaatgaggagggttgcgttagaaaggacatccagcgtaaaacatgtgccaaatcaaacatgcagatttcgaatacagatgatctgctgtggcgccccctaatgggagaagtcgaaataaactttatttaagtttaatttttaacattttaacaataaacaatgagctttactgaaataaatatatttacaatatgcatttaaaataaataaatctatgcTTTTATCACTTGTGGTGGTGGAGAAACAACCTTGAGAAAAACCAGATTTAGAAGGAACCCATTACCATGAAGTCTTCATCTGATCACTGATCGAGACCTGAGAGTAAAACTCTTCATATCATTTAATCACCAAAACACTCTATAATCAAGATCTCTTCAGATGATTGATGATCATTATTCCACAGTGCTAAAGT contains the following coding sequences:
- the mfng gene encoding beta-1,3-N-acetylglucosaminyltransferase manic fringe is translated as MLVRWKPSRAVPVAALALLIIAAFAHSRLRNGHVNARRDNPHSSSPSSSFSSTGTGARGQRSVLLEDVFIAVKSTRHFHRNRLALLLDTWISKTKEHTHIFTDSPDKEISSRGFNLIVTSCSPEHTREALSCKMAAEYNHFMASDKQWLCHVDDDNYLNPGALLSLLSEFPLDRDVYVGKPSLDRPIKAQEVLPSNKTRDVQFWFATGGAGFCLNRKLAEKMAPWASGSRLEHTSAVIRLPDDCVIGFIVERKLGVAMIHSHLFHSHLENLLLLTPSQILTQVTLSYGVLENKLNSVRLDGGFSTEEDPSRFKTLHCFLNPLTSWCPQA